From Podospora bellae-mahoneyi strain CBS 112042 chromosome 5, whole genome shotgun sequence:
TCatttactatattattaagctattTACGTAAGCTTTCCTACCGAAATTAAATACTATGGAGAATATAGTTAACTGATTACTATACGCCCGCAACACGCCTCCTATCGGTAAGCTTTAAGTATACCCATTCGTTAAAGGTTAATTATAGCTCCGTACACGTTCTACATATAGATACGACTATTAGAGGGCTAAGTATAAGGATTTAAAAGTTATTACTAAGTAGTTTATACTTATAAAATACTAAAATTAAGTAcagtattataaataaagatatttataatttcgaCGAAATTaagtttataataaatattattctTACGGGTATAATAATTACGACCTTAAACGTctttagtaaagtaaaattgATTTAGtttaataactataattaaCTAACGTTAATTTAAGAAGTTAATACTTTCAGCTAAGCTATTTTCCCTTTACTATTTTAGCTATACAGTATTACTCTATTAATTAAGATACCaaatataatttaccgtTTATTTGACGTATTATAATTACCGATAATAACTGAATTACTAATCCAGTTAACTTgaattaaattaaatactttaaatattatGTAGCGTTCCGTATGAAAAGCAAATACTAATTATTAGTCTTCGATAACTATAAAAATcaatatttaattaaatttaaacGTTACTAAACGttactattaataaaataatattattgTACTCTATATATTTCTGTACTTCTCTTACTTCCTTTTAACGACTTGAGATCGGCCACTTTAGGTTAATAAAGTAAGCGTACGGCTACTAAGTAGAGGACTTAATacgtatatatattaaatatataagtaaagtTAGGGTTTTTATACTTTCCGCACAATCTTTTTCGCTTCGATAACGGAGAAATTATATAAGGTAGCTTTATAAATACTAGCCTTATACCGTACGATCTACAGAGGGTACTTGTTAAACTAAATATAACGTTTGATATGTTAATACCTCACTTACTGAAGGTATAACggctataatatactaaataaCTCTCCTTCGTACAAAAAGTCTCGTCGCTCCGTAAAGCTAATAAGGCACTAAGTAAACGCCGGAGAGCTTAAAAACACGTATAAAGCTTAGAGGGTTACTTACTGTATAAAAGGTATAGGATTTACTGGATTAGAAGGCCGtgaatggggagggagtgtaAGAAACGTAGCGGAAAGTAGTAATGCAGGGagggctcgtacgaaggttcGGTGCTGtagtgtgtgcggcaagcctggctaTAAtgcgcgcacttgccaggaggctgcagaagCATCTGTTTTAGCTGTTTctaatataattatagttAATTCCTTATGTTAATGTGGTGTAATTGAGGATGTTTTGTTAGGgtgtggtgggaggtgggttaCTCGCTGATATAGGTAGGTCACTCGCTAATAATGTACgttatataaattataaagaTTTACGAAATTCTTTTCTACGAAGGTCTTTAACGTATAGTAAACGCAATAATTAAAGCTTCTTTTAAAATTTAactttaaaattaattatagaAAGGGTTTGAAAAGCGCAAAAGTAAAACTATTTAGCCGGCGAGCCGATCATTATAAGGATATATTTAGagagttattattatttatcCAAAAAGACGTTAGAAAgtattttttaatatatactttaattagaAATGATTTATTAGGTAATATATCTTCAATAAACTATTTCTAATATAGGAAAAGTTGAAACTgtaaagtatttaaaaagaTTGGTAAGAAAAAAACGGTgttaatattaaaaattTACGGATCGAAGTTCGGGGGTATATAAGTATTATGAAGACTATATGAAAAATTGAATAGTACTTTAGTTATTAAAAATTAAGAGCAATATTAAGGAAGCTATTTATTTAAACCATATATACGCAAAAATGAAAGTTACAAAATGTAAGTTTTATAAGTTTTTAGAGTTcgtattaataataaaatagcTATGAAGTTTAATTATAATAGACTTTATTACGAAATTTTTAGAAATGAAAAATATACTAATTAACGTTACATATTATAATAGATTAATAATAATCGATaaacttattaaataaaagtaCTTCTTACCTTATAAAGGGACTTAATTGGTGAAAATACCACATTACAAAATAATACtctataacgaacccctatccagaacctctgaaaagggatactggttaaaggcacttctgaacaatcctggttcggtacagctaaacagtgtacaacaatggcttgtctcaatcacaatagctagATACCAgcgattgtgacttgtattgcatactgcggaactgtctatctacaccagccagttcctccgtatatatagaccttgggaccctgaggtgctcgtcctgctatggccccgatcactcctaccacattgcatcctgcgaagtgctcgtcgtgctatgccttcgatcagcccgagcatcttgcatcctgcagagtgcccgtgcttcttggcgccatagcacttttggccagccctgattggctgcctcctgacttccctaatgattggctggggacgaCCTGCGCCCCACGTACTGCGtgacctgccgttgggtcAACTGTGACATACatataataaaataagtaTTAACCTCTTCACTGATAAAGACCTAGCTCACTAGGTCTCTATAGGTAGAAATCTTTTGCATGAGGGTTAAAGTAAAGAAGTTTAGGATTATaagatatttatatatatatttaaaaggTTTTCATATTTTTAATAATGAATTAAAGACAGTTTTTTCCGTAACTTCGTAATATTCCAGCATGaatttttttaactttaCTTCGaaaatataaagattatttaaagaataaatatataaatatataaatatatttataatcTTCAAAAACTTTGCTTTATAGAAGAGCGCTTTATATATAGAGACCTAGCTAGCTAGCTTGATGCTTATAAAACTAATTTATTAAGTTTTAAAATAAACTCTAATTCATTTATTCATTATAATACATACAGCTTTCTAACGCTTTTGAAgggaaatataataatagttAAGTATAATTTtactataaagtattttatcAAAATTATAAAAAGCTATTATCAGAAATATAGAGGTTTATTTACTGTTTtgttaatatataatactgTTAAATACTATAACTTATACATATCTGATTACAAGctaaaagtattatataaacTATTTTTACTATAATGTCAGTAATGTAAATACCTATAGTTATAGTGGTCTTAGGCTTCTGTATTATAGCTTTTAAAAAGAATATATTGTGCAAAGTATTAGTATATGATAAAAGTTTATAGGTAGTGTATATTAGTGCCTTTTTTGTGCTATACACTTTCTAATAATTTTtgtaaaaaaaattaataataattttaagttttatttataattgTATTCTATATCTATTTTTAGTTAAGGGCTAACTTTAAACATCACTACATTACTATTGAAGCAATATAATAAAAATCATGGTTGTTTACCATTGCTGGGTTTCTAGTTTATGAGTTAGGAGGTACTCAATACTGTAGCAGACTTGAAGTTATCTTCCACCGTCTGTTTCCGTTGGCAGCTCGCGGGTCCTCTCAATAGCAGCAAGCTCAACTGGTGGCCCCATAAATCCTTCATCGCACAGTATGATGATGACCCAGATGTATCAGGGCATGCGAAATTTGCCTGTTTAAAATCGACTATCTCAGCTCATTTCTCTCCACGCTATAAGGGGGTATTGTTACTTACCCTCCCTGTCATGGGTATCTTTTTAATCCAGCCCGTGGCTCTCGCCGAATCAGCCCATGCCACCAGAACATTTTCCTCGTCCGCTATGGTCACAAATGACATGGCGAACGATTCACTTTTTGCTGTAAGCTCCTTCGAGATAGCTACTCTTCTGATATCGATGGGGCTGGAATTCAAGTTGGACACTTGAAAAACGTAACCTCTGTCGTTAATCATGACTAGCTCCCGGCCTGAGGGGTAGAAGGCAGCACACTGAATTCTGGTTCTTAGTTTGGTGGATTTACCAGACCCGTCAACTTTAATCTCACTCCTGTGTCCGTCCTGCGGCTGTAATAAAATAGGAGTGCCGGATTGGGTCCAAGTCATAATACAAACCAAcatctcctcgccatccgATCCAGGTCGAAATATGGCCGCGGACAAACCGTTGTCCTCTGATTCTTGAAGTGGGATTAAATACCGGCAGGCTGCCAGCTCTTGGAATTCGTGAAATGGGAATCGCCAAGAAAATATCTGCACTAGCCCCGTTTTCGAACTTCTTGTGCTCGCTAGAAGTGTGAACCCATCCTGAGAGAATGCCAGGGTGTCGACTGACGGACATCCCCTGCAATCCCGGTGCGATGATGCATGTAGACGGTCTTCTCGCGGTTGTTCTGATGTTTTTGCCTTGAAGAAACGCACAGTGGCATTCTcaaaaccaaccaccacatggTTTTCCTCTCGGTCAATCGCTAATGCTTTTGCCCATAATGTGGATGGGATGCGGTACTCTATAACTGAGACGGTAGGTTGCACGAGATTCACAATACGCAGCTGCAAGAAGTCGTCAGACTGTGTCAAAAATGGAGAAAGATGGTAATGCAAACCGTAAGTTTCTGGTCCCTTGTTCCAATAACATATGCTGAATGAGTCCTGGCGACGGCTGCCAGGATACAAGTGCTCTCTGGCTGAATGGCCCGCATCatggtgggaggggaagtCGCAACATCCCACACATGTATGAGCAGCTGGGTCCAAAATAGAGCGAGGGTAGAGCTTTGCGAGAGAGTAACATTGATATTCTTCGACGatttccctctcccttgaTGTTTCTGGATGACAAGGGGGAGTCAGAGTGATTTCCTCGAGCTTTTGGGCTTCAAGCGTAGTCGAAGACAAGGAACTCGAGTCTGCTATTACGCCAGCAGGTGGTTTTTTGCTAGTTGTAAACTTCAGCCTCCATTTCGACTTTCCTTTCTCCGCCGACGTTACCACGGGGACAGATCTCGGTGTGTTTATGGATGAAGCCTCATCTGTGTTATGCTGCAGCCGTTTAAATATAGGCGAGTCGTGGGAGAAGGTGGGCCGATCTGTTAGCAAGGCTGGATCAAGCTTGTCATGATGGTCCGAAAGTTTGCTTCTGTTGTCTGCTTGTGATTGTTGATGACGTAGCGGTAATGGGCTTTGGGAGTGATTGGGGCTTTGAGGCGACAGAAGCCCAGTATACAGAGAGCCAATGGGATCTATGGATAGAGGGCTGGAAAGGACCATCTTTGGTTGGTGCGAAGAGCCATAGGCTTCGTGTCCGCCCAATTTCCCAGCTCCTATACCGAGTGTATTGCCATATTTGAGTGACGTGAAGCCGCTCGTCTGTGGCTTGGGCGGCCGTAGTAGAAATTGTGTGGGTAAATGACGTTCCAGGCTGACGGTGTCAGCATCAAGACGGAGTGGTTCCAGTAGTTCCCAAGTTTGCCGTACTGTTGATATCTCCCGTGCAATGGTGATGGCTTCTCCGCAGTGTATGCATCTTGTTTTGGGTGGAAGCTGTCTAGCAACATGACCATGTTCGGTGGGCTTGCAGAGGAAAGCGATTAGCCACCTTGGAAGAGATAGAGGGGTTCGCGACCTAGGAAAAAGAGAAGTAAGACCCACAGTATTGATGTCCGTTGGGTTCAACTGAGATGCACCTATGATGTGACATTCCGGGCAATTCACAGAGTACAGACCAGGCCGCTGATTCGGCATGAACTGCCCACTGGGATTGTCCTGAAGAGCAATGTTTCTGACAACCTGAGACATGTTATGGACCATCTCCCGGTCACTGACGCGGTGAATAGCCTGACGGGCTACAAGCCTCGCGAATAGAGCATCCAATGCATCCAGTTCGAATTCCTCGACACAGATCCCTGCGGTGTCTTGATGAGATAGGTCCAGGGTGTCGGTAAGACTATACGAAAAATAGTGCTCAGTGTTGcaaccatctccacccgGGAGAATTGGGGGGGCGGGGTACGTACGGCATCGAGCGCACTCAGAACCGCATTTCTGGAATGCGCCAGGGCTGGCTCGAGACGCAGTTCTCGAGTCTCCTTGTTGGCAGCATATTGGATTGAGGCGGCAACTACAAATTGCGACACGTCTCGTAATGCTAGATATTTTACAAGCCAGTCTCCAGAGTAGCCTGCTGGCACCATGTCGGCGATAGCAGCGGGCTGAAGACACAGGGGGAACGGAGACTATGACACAACATTCGGGTTAGCAGATGACGGACCATGAAGTGCGAGGTAGTATAAAGGTTGGTCCCCCTACCAGCTGCGATGCCAAATTTGGTAGTCCGGATGCCAATGCAGGGGGAAGACCCAAGCTGTGAGGGTCAAGATGGAGCTGGGTAGTGATCTCCTTGCAAGCTGCGAGTGGAAACGAGTTCGGGCCAGGAAAGCTATCGAAAACCTGCTCCAAGAGACCGTGAATGCGAGCAAAACGCTCACGGCGGTCTCGAGATCGCTGGATCGCTGGGGATTTGGGGTGAGGACTATCGAGGGACGGTTAGTCACCTGGTCGCCGAAGATCACCAGCTTTCGGAAGAATTGTGAATATGGGGCGAGCGTACGTCAGGACGCGAAGGCtggacaaaagaaaaccggCCAGATATCTCTCTCGCAGCAAACGGTTCTCCCAGATGGTCTCGCGACTCTCATTAGTGGTTTGAAGAACAATCTCAACGG
This genomic window contains:
- a CDS encoding hypothetical protein (EggNog:ENOG503NYDD; COG:S), which gives rise to MTMASTMPSSLFLRLTNVWRALVLRSDVDDIVLELLGRFSLERIYADASDRDTYQQLVITLLSQLKSIFDIQRLTLPADNVHTVWYLGFLVSWEVALRSVEIVLQTTNESRETIWENRLLRERYLAGFLLSSLRVLTPHPKSPAIQRSRDRRERFARIHGLLEQVFDSFPGPNSFPLAACKEITTQLHLDPHSLGLPPALASGLPNLASQLSPFPLCLQPAAIADMVPAGYSGDWLVKYLALRDVSQFVVAASIQYAANKETRELRLEPALAHSRNAVLSALDAHYFSYSLTDTLDLSHQDTAGICVEEFELDALDALFARLVARQAIHRVSDREMVHNMSQVVRNIALQDNPSGQFMPNQRPGLYSVNCPECHIIGASQLNPTDINTPTEHGHVARQLPPKTRCIHCGEAITIAREISTVRQTWELLEPLRLDADTVSLERHLPTQFLLRPPKPQTSGFTSLKYGNTLGIGAGKLGGHEAYGSSHQPKMVLSSPLSIDPIGSLYTGLLSPQSPNHSQSPLPLRHQQSQADNRSKLSDHHDKLDPALLTDRPTFSHDSPIFKRLQHNTDEASSINTPRSVPVVTSAEKGKSKWRLKFTTSKKPPAGVIADSSSLSSTTLEAQKLEEITLTPPCHPETSREREIVEEYQCYSLAKLYPRSILDPAAHTCVGCCDFPSHHDAGHSAREHLYPGSRRQDSFSICYWNKGPETYGLHYHLSPFLTQSDDFLQLRIVNLVQPTVSVIEYRIPSTLWAKALAIDREENHVVVGFENATVRFFKAKTSEQPREDRLHASSHRDCRGCPSVDTLAFSQDGFTLLASTRSSKTGLVQIFSWRFPFHEFQELAACRYLIPLQESEDNGLSAAIFRPGSDGEEMLVCIMTWTQSGTPILLQPQDGHRSEIKVDGSGKSTKLRTRIQCAAFYPSGRELVMINDRGYVFQVSNLNSSPIDIRRVAISKELTAKSESFAMSFVTIADEENVLVAWADSARATGWIKKIPMTGRANFACPDTSGSSSYCAMKDLWGHQLSLLLLRGPASCQRKQTVEDNFKSATVLSTS